The Streptomyces sp. NBC_01268 genome window below encodes:
- the mreD gene encoding rod shape-determining protein MreD has translation MKLNRILLSAALVVVALVVQVSVLARLQLPGAVPDLVLLTVVALALVYGHVTGALVGFTAGLLADLAPPADHAAGRYALVLCVVGYLCGLARPENGRLKSATGPMAVVVVAAIGSTLLYAGVGALVGDTAARHVGLGFLLFTAALYDLLLAPFTVPLIMALARRAENDPLADATGANGADVSSGWLSSGTGLRIGNQRGGLRVKAARTRASRAGRIKGVKRL, from the coding sequence GTGAAGCTCAACCGCATCCTCCTCTCGGCCGCGCTCGTCGTCGTCGCGCTCGTCGTCCAGGTCTCCGTCCTCGCCCGCCTCCAGCTCCCCGGCGCCGTCCCGGACCTCGTCCTGCTCACCGTCGTCGCCCTCGCCCTCGTGTACGGGCACGTCACCGGCGCCCTCGTCGGCTTCACCGCCGGCCTGCTCGCCGACCTGGCCCCGCCCGCCGACCACGCCGCCGGGCGCTACGCCCTGGTGCTCTGCGTCGTCGGCTACCTCTGCGGCCTCGCCCGCCCCGAGAACGGGCGCCTGAAGTCCGCGACCGGACCGATGGCCGTGGTCGTCGTCGCCGCCATCGGCTCCACGCTGCTGTACGCCGGCGTCGGCGCCCTCGTCGGCGACACCGCCGCCCGCCATGTGGGCCTCGGCTTCCTGCTGTTCACCGCGGCCCTCTACGACCTGCTCCTCGCGCCGTTCACCGTGCCACTGATCATGGCGCTGGCCCGGCGCGCCGAGAACGACCCGCTCGCCGACGCCACCGGCGCCAACGGAGCCGACGTCTCCTCCGGCTGGCTCTCCTCCGGCACCGGCCTGCGGATCGGCAACCAGCGCGGCGGCCTGCGCGTCAAGGCCGCCCGGACCCGCGCCTCACGCGCCGGACGCATCAAGGGAGTCAAGCGACTGTGA
- a CDS encoding rod shape-determining protein, translating into MDIGIDLGTANTLLYARGQGIVLNEPSVVAVQAGSRAALAVGAEAKETIGRTPGSITAIRPLRDGVISDYEAAEEMIRHFVRKAVPGRRRPRTRMVVCVPSGVTPVERRAIVHATRSAGARAVHLIEEPMAAAIGAGLPVSDPRGSMVVDIGGGTTEVAVISLGGIVTAQSLRVGGDRLDAAIADFVRKEHSLLVGERTAEDVKIAIGSAWPVPGGEEFERATFTVRGREKVSGLPRTVELTVPEVRRALDEPVEAIIAAVRVTLEECPPELSGDVMEHGIVLTGGGALLSGLDLRMASATGIPVFVADAPLDCVALGSGRCVEDFDGLQRVLGKAEVVR; encoded by the coding sequence ATGGACATAGGTATCGACCTCGGCACGGCCAACACCCTCCTCTACGCCCGTGGCCAGGGCATCGTCCTCAACGAACCGTCCGTGGTGGCGGTCCAGGCCGGCTCGCGGGCGGCGCTCGCGGTCGGCGCGGAGGCGAAGGAGACCATCGGCCGCACGCCCGGTTCGATCACCGCGATCCGCCCGCTGCGGGACGGCGTGATCAGCGACTACGAGGCGGCCGAGGAGATGATCCGGCACTTCGTGCGCAAGGCCGTCCCCGGGCGCCGGCGCCCGCGCACCCGGATGGTGGTGTGCGTGCCGAGCGGGGTGACCCCGGTCGAGCGGCGGGCCATCGTGCACGCCACGCGCTCCGCGGGCGCGCGGGCGGTCCACCTCATCGAGGAGCCGATGGCGGCGGCGATCGGGGCGGGCCTGCCGGTGTCGGACCCACGCGGCTCGATGGTCGTCGACATCGGCGGCGGCACGACGGAGGTGGCCGTCATCTCGCTCGGCGGGATCGTCACCGCGCAGTCCCTGCGGGTGGGCGGCGACCGGCTGGACGCCGCCATCGCGGACTTCGTGCGCAAGGAGCACTCGCTGCTCGTCGGCGAGCGGACCGCCGAGGACGTCAAGATCGCCATCGGCTCGGCCTGGCCGGTGCCGGGCGGCGAGGAGTTCGAGCGCGCCACCTTCACCGTGCGGGGCCGCGAGAAGGTCAGCGGCCTGCCGCGCACGGTCGAGCTGACCGTGCCGGAGGTGCGCAGGGCGCTCGACGAGCCGGTGGAAGCGATCATCGCGGCGGTGCGGGTCACCCTGGAGGAGTGCCCGCCGGAGCTGTCAGGCGACGTCATGGAACACGGCATCGTCCTCACCGGCGGCGGCGCCCTGCTGTCCGGCCTGGACCTGCGCATGGCCTCGGCGACCGGCATCCCGGTCTTCGTCGCCGACGCCCCGCTGGACTGCGTGGCGCTGGGCTCCGGGCGGTGCGTGGAGGACTTCGACGGGTTGCAGCGGGTGCTGGGGAAGGCGGAGGTGGTCCGGTAG
- the folC gene encoding bifunctional tetrahydrofolate synthase/dihydrofolate synthase: protein MSEPSDRSDQFDEIVDTETDRDPDLAVIEAGSRTLRAMAGPPQGDPVPTRPLDPEVDKALREVETELSTRWGETKLEPSVTRIAALMDVLGEPQRAYPSIHITGTNGKTSTARMIEALLGAFDLRTGRYTSPHVQSITERISLDGAPIEAERFVETYQDIKPYVELVDAREEYRLSFFEVLTGMAYAAFADAPVDVAVVEVGMGGTWDATNVIDGSVAVVTPIDLDHTDRLGDTTGAIAGEKSGIIKADATVILAQQPVDAAQVLLKKAVEVDATVAREGMEFGIASREVAVGGQLLTLRGLGGEYDGVFLPLYGAHQAHNAAVALAAVEAFFGIGSEHARTLDLDTVRRAFAQVASPGRLEVVRSSPTVILDAAHNPHGARATADGITESFGFSRLIGVVSTSGDKDARGLLEAFEPIFAEIVVTANSNPRATDVDALAAIAVEVFGEDRVVVEPRLDDALEAAITLAEEQDEYAGAGVLVTGSIFTVGDARLLLKRG from the coding sequence GTGAGTGAGCCGAGCGACCGCAGCGACCAGTTCGACGAGATCGTCGACACCGAAACCGACCGGGATCCCGACCTGGCGGTGATCGAGGCCGGCAGCCGCACCCTGCGCGCCATGGCCGGCCCGCCGCAGGGTGACCCGGTCCCGACCCGCCCGCTCGACCCCGAGGTCGACAAGGCACTGCGCGAGGTGGAGACCGAGCTCTCGACCCGCTGGGGCGAGACCAAACTGGAGCCGTCGGTCACGCGGATCGCGGCCCTCATGGACGTGCTCGGCGAGCCGCAGCGCGCCTACCCCTCGATCCACATCACCGGCACCAACGGCAAGACCTCCACCGCCCGCATGATCGAGGCCCTGCTCGGCGCCTTCGACCTGCGCACCGGGCGGTACACCTCGCCGCACGTGCAGAGCATCACCGAGCGGATCAGCCTGGACGGCGCCCCGATCGAGGCCGAGCGCTTCGTCGAGACGTACCAGGACATCAAGCCGTACGTGGAGCTGGTCGACGCCCGCGAGGAGTACCGGCTCTCCTTCTTCGAGGTGCTCACCGGCATGGCGTACGCGGCCTTCGCCGACGCGCCGGTCGACGTGGCCGTCGTCGAGGTCGGCATGGGCGGCACCTGGGACGCCACCAACGTGATCGACGGCTCCGTCGCCGTCGTCACCCCGATCGACCTGGACCACACGGACCGGCTCGGCGACACCACGGGCGCGATCGCCGGCGAGAAGTCCGGGATCATCAAGGCGGACGCCACGGTCATCCTGGCGCAGCAGCCGGTCGACGCGGCCCAGGTGCTCCTGAAGAAGGCCGTCGAGGTCGACGCGACCGTGGCCCGCGAGGGCATGGAGTTCGGCATCGCCTCCCGCGAGGTGGCGGTCGGCGGCCAGCTGCTGACCCTGCGCGGTCTGGGCGGCGAGTACGACGGCGTCTTCCTGCCGCTGTACGGCGCGCACCAGGCGCACAACGCGGCCGTGGCGCTCGCCGCGGTCGAGGCCTTCTTCGGCATCGGCTCGGAGCACGCCCGCACCCTGGACCTCGACACGGTCCGCCGGGCCTTCGCCCAGGTGGCCTCGCCGGGCCGCCTGGAGGTCGTGCGCTCCTCGCCGACGGTCATCCTGGACGCCGCGCACAACCCGCACGGCGCGCGGGCCACCGCCGACGGCATCACGGAGTCCTTCGGCTTCTCCCGGCTGATCGGCGTCGTCTCCACCAGCGGGGACAAGGACGCCCGCGGCCTCCTGGAGGCCTTCGAGCCGATCTTCGCCGAGATCGTGGTCACGGCGAACTCCAACCCCCGGGCCACCGACGTCGACGCGCTGGCCGCCATCGCGGTCGAGGTCTTCGGCGAGGACCGGGTGGTCGTCGAGCCGCGGCTCGACGACGCCCTGGAGGCGGCGATCACCCTCGCCGAGGAGCAGGACGAGTACGCGGGCGCGGGTGTCCTCGTGACCGGTTCGATCTTCACGGTCGGCGACGCCCGACTGCTGCTGAAGCGGGGCTGA
- the mreC gene encoding rod shape-determining protein MreC — MRDTRESRLLLVLLIAIAFALITVDIRGGQESPVDGARQAAAAVFGPVENGVASAVDPIGNAIGAVRDSGERHNRITALEQENAALKAKLGSDDRNRNRLRELDAMLKTAGAGQYGIKGAEVIAIGAAQGFSWTVTIDVGARDGIRRDMTVLNGSGLVGRVTTVGPSTSTVLLANDPDFTVGTRMEKSDELGFATGQGDRPLLVQLLNGKAKVKQGDRLVTFGSQADKPFVPGVPVGEVVRVDPAGGGLTRNIYVRPYVGFTKLDIVGVVVQAPRSDPRDMVLPQKPKPAPTVTVTVTPPPPDGQQAGRQQGDAQQKPADRQQPDGQAADQPTGQGDPNQQPQDQGDATP; from the coding sequence GTGAGGGACACACGAGAGAGCCGGCTGCTCCTGGTGCTGCTGATCGCCATCGCGTTCGCACTGATCACGGTGGACATCAGAGGAGGCCAGGAGTCGCCGGTCGACGGTGCCCGACAGGCCGCGGCCGCGGTCTTCGGTCCCGTCGAGAACGGAGTCGCCTCGGCGGTCGACCCGATCGGCAACGCCATAGGAGCGGTCCGCGACTCAGGGGAACGGCACAACCGGATCACCGCCCTGGAGCAGGAGAACGCCGCCCTCAAGGCCAAGCTGGGCAGCGACGACCGCAACCGCAACCGGCTGCGCGAGCTCGACGCCATGCTGAAGACCGCCGGCGCCGGCCAGTACGGCATCAAGGGCGCCGAGGTCATCGCCATAGGAGCGGCCCAGGGCTTCTCCTGGACCGTCACCATCGACGTCGGCGCCCGCGACGGCATCCGCCGCGACATGACCGTCCTCAACGGCTCGGGCCTCGTCGGCCGCGTCACCACCGTCGGCCCCTCGACCTCCACGGTCCTGCTGGCCAACGACCCCGACTTCACCGTCGGCACCCGCATGGAGAAGTCCGACGAACTCGGCTTCGCCACCGGCCAGGGCGACCGCCCGCTCCTCGTCCAGCTGCTCAACGGCAAGGCCAAGGTGAAGCAGGGCGACCGGCTCGTCACCTTCGGCTCCCAGGCCGACAAGCCCTTCGTGCCCGGCGTGCCCGTCGGCGAGGTCGTCCGCGTCGACCCCGCGGGCGGCGGCCTCACCCGCAACATCTACGTCCGCCCGTACGTCGGCTTCACCAAGCTGGACATCGTCGGCGTCGTCGTCCAGGCCCCGCGCAGCGACCCCCGCGACATGGTCCTGCCGCAGAAGCCCAAGCCCGCCCCGACCGTCACCGTCACGGTCACCCCGCCGCCACCGGACGGACAGCAGGCCGGCCGGCAGCAGGGCGACGCCCAGCAGAAGCCCGCCGACCGGCAGCAGCCCGACGGACAGGCCGCCGACCAGCCCACCGGGCAGGGCGATCCGAATCAGCAGCCGCAGGACCAGGGGGACGCCACGCCGTGA
- the ndk gene encoding nucleoside-diphosphate kinase → MSQRTLVLLKPDAVRRGLVGEIIGRIERKAGWTLAALEMRELDQDTLELHYGEHKGKPFYEPLMGFMSSGPVVALVVEGERVIEGLRTLAGPTDPIAAAPGSIRGDFGTIVRENLIHASDSEESADRELKIFFPGLV, encoded by the coding sequence GTGAGCCAGCGCACGCTCGTCCTGCTGAAGCCCGACGCCGTCCGCCGTGGCCTGGTCGGCGAGATCATCGGCCGCATCGAGCGGAAGGCCGGCTGGACCCTCGCGGCCCTGGAGATGCGCGAGCTGGACCAGGACACCCTGGAGCTGCACTACGGCGAGCACAAGGGCAAGCCCTTCTACGAGCCGCTGATGGGCTTCATGTCCTCCGGCCCGGTCGTCGCGCTGGTCGTCGAGGGCGAGCGGGTCATCGAGGGCCTGCGCACCCTGGCCGGCCCGACCGACCCGATCGCCGCCGCCCCCGGCTCCATCCGTGGCGACTTCGGCACGATCGTGCGCGAGAACCTGATCCACGCCTCGGACTCCGAGGAGTCCGCCGACCGCGAGCTGAAGATCTTCTTCCCCGGTCTCGTCTGA
- a CDS encoding sensor histidine kinase: MLRLPAFPALRRCADRWAVSPLAMDVVAAASAFGLMVLDVPGLARADNSLTGVTATLVLAAGAATLVLRRKAPWVPFVVALFLMGWLHELTMVQFALYSLGRFRGRRVAVVATLLYVATAYALFNLPDWPAKHGETLSEFLGLVVPIGALAAGVGIAAYRQDLVLALQIQRNEAAARQAVQEERISVGRDVHDLVGRELTVLAVRAEVLAVRARGDAHQKDFEELADTARRAHHMLNETIVRRADGTAATPGLEGLAELAEESERMGSPVDLKVADEANALSPLRQTAVHRVVRECLTNAAKHAPGLPVTVSITVDVEGRNVRVEVRNPLPGTPPDRAPVSTGTGLFSMEERVTSMGGSLRAGPEHGAYVVTALLPTGFPH, translated from the coding sequence ATGCTCCGCCTTCCCGCCTTCCCCGCGCTGCGCCGCTGTGCGGACCGGTGGGCCGTGTCGCCCCTCGCCATGGACGTCGTCGCCGCCGCCAGCGCCTTCGGCCTGATGGTCCTGGACGTGCCGGGCCTCGCCCGCGCCGACAACTCGCTCACCGGCGTCACCGCGACCCTGGTCCTCGCGGCCGGCGCGGCCACGCTCGTGCTGCGCCGGAAGGCGCCGTGGGTGCCGTTCGTGGTGGCGCTCTTCCTGATGGGCTGGCTGCACGAGCTGACGATGGTCCAGTTCGCGCTGTACTCGCTCGGCCGCTTCCGGGGCCGGCGGGTCGCCGTGGTCGCCACGCTGCTGTACGTCGCCACCGCCTACGCCCTGTTCAACCTGCCCGACTGGCCCGCCAAGCACGGCGAGACCCTCAGCGAGTTCCTCGGCCTGGTCGTCCCGATCGGCGCCCTGGCCGCGGGCGTCGGCATCGCCGCGTACCGCCAGGACCTCGTCCTGGCCCTCCAGATCCAGCGCAACGAGGCGGCCGCCCGGCAGGCCGTCCAGGAGGAGCGGATCTCGGTCGGCCGGGACGTCCACGACCTGGTGGGCCGCGAGCTGACCGTGCTCGCCGTGCGGGCCGAGGTGCTGGCCGTGCGGGCCCGGGGCGACGCCCACCAGAAGGACTTCGAGGAGCTCGCCGACACCGCCCGGCGCGCCCACCACATGCTCAACGAGACCATCGTGCGGCGCGCCGACGGGACCGCCGCCACGCCCGGCCTCGAAGGGCTCGCCGAGCTCGCCGAGGAGAGCGAGCGGATGGGCAGTCCGGTGGACCTGAAGGTCGCCGACGAGGCGAACGCGCTGTCGCCGCTGCGGCAGACGGCCGTGCACCGGGTCGTGCGGGAGTGCCTGACGAACGCGGCCAAGCACGCCCCCGGTCTGCCGGTGACCGTGTCGATCACGGTCGACGTCGAGGGCCGGAACGTGCGCGTCGAGGTCCGCAACCCGCTCCCCGGGACCCCGCCGGACCGTGCCCCCGTCTCGACCGGCACGGGCCTGTTCTCCATGGAGGAGCGGGTCACCAGCATGGGCGGCTCCCTCCGGGCCGGCCCGGAGCACGGCGCGTACGTGGTGACGGCGCTGCTGCCGACGGGGTTTCCGCACTAG
- the mrdA gene encoding penicillin-binding protein 2: MSNIPETGRTPRVQIRLVVIQVLVFSLLFTLGGRLWYLQIRNGKEYTDEAKNNHVQQVVQPAVRGSILDARGVPLADNETRLVVSASRTELMKMKDDGKAVLTRLAGVLGMKPDEVVNKIRLCDSKTPKPCWNGSPYQPIPVTDEATTQQALQIRERAEDFPGITAEPAAVRRYPAPGKSRTSQVLGYLSPVTDGEIEKAKDGDSPYLRSDQVGRSGLERTYDKELRGKAGVTRYEVDNLGRVIGQAKSDAAEPGANVVTSIDARVQAVAEWELHNAMVEARKTYDKNTSENYKADAGAVVVMEAKTGRIVAMASQPDYDPNAWVGGISAKDYAALTGKDSNFPLLNRAIQGQAAPGSIFKVVSSAAAVNAGYDFNGRYPCPSSYSIGNQVFKNFESQGHGSITIGQALEVSCDTVYYALAHQQWQRDGGMKPKKNPGDWFYKTAHQFGLGAETGIDLPNEVTGRVPDRQWKQKFWEANKDWWCKYGKKGGSYVQQLSYENCLEGNLMRAGDSVNYSIGQGDTLVTPIQMATIYAAISNGGTLWNPTVGKAVISADGKKVSQIAPKSHGRLPFDADTRDLIDEALAGVATRGTAAWRFGGWPQDKIPMHAKTGTAEVYGKQTTSWFATYTKDYAIVMTIAQGGTGSGASGPAVRNIYDALYGLDDAGKQDLKRALLPQPQKALPRIEPDGSIDAPAIGPYDPDAGKIDPDDPLKQVADQPTGNPPADPADPAVPARKPDDDPLAGPPATRGRL, encoded by the coding sequence ATGAGCAACATCCCCGAGACCGGGCGGACCCCCCGCGTCCAGATCCGGCTCGTCGTCATCCAGGTCCTCGTCTTCTCCCTGCTCTTCACCCTCGGCGGACGCCTCTGGTACCTCCAGATCCGCAACGGCAAGGAGTACACGGACGAGGCCAAGAACAACCACGTCCAGCAGGTCGTCCAGCCCGCCGTCCGCGGCTCCATCCTCGACGCCCGCGGCGTCCCGCTCGCCGACAACGAGACCCGCCTCGTGGTCTCCGCCTCGCGCACCGAGCTGATGAAGATGAAGGACGACGGCAAGGCCGTCCTCACCCGGCTGGCCGGCGTCCTCGGGATGAAGCCCGACGAGGTCGTCAACAAGATCCGGCTCTGCGACTCCAAGACCCCCAAGCCCTGCTGGAACGGCTCGCCCTACCAGCCGATCCCCGTCACCGACGAGGCCACCACCCAGCAGGCCCTCCAGATCCGCGAGCGCGCCGAGGACTTCCCCGGCATCACCGCCGAACCCGCCGCCGTCCGCCGCTACCCGGCCCCCGGCAAGTCCCGCACCTCCCAGGTCCTCGGCTACCTCTCGCCCGTCACCGACGGCGAGATCGAGAAGGCCAAGGACGGCGACTCCCCGTACCTGCGCTCCGACCAGGTCGGCCGCTCCGGCCTGGAGCGCACCTACGACAAGGAGCTGCGCGGCAAGGCCGGCGTCACCCGCTACGAGGTCGACAACCTCGGCCGGGTCATCGGCCAGGCCAAGAGCGACGCGGCCGAGCCCGGCGCCAACGTGGTCACCTCCATCGACGCCCGCGTCCAGGCGGTCGCCGAGTGGGAGCTGCACAACGCGATGGTCGAGGCCCGCAAGACGTACGACAAGAACACCAGCGAGAACTACAAGGCCGACGCCGGCGCCGTCGTCGTCATGGAGGCGAAGACCGGCCGGATCGTCGCCATGGCCTCGCAGCCCGACTACGACCCCAACGCCTGGGTCGGCGGCATCTCCGCCAAGGACTACGCCGCCCTCACCGGCAAGGACTCCAACTTCCCGCTGCTGAACCGGGCCATCCAGGGCCAGGCAGCCCCCGGCTCCATCTTCAAGGTGGTCTCCAGCGCCGCCGCCGTCAACGCCGGATACGACTTCAACGGGCGCTACCCGTGCCCCTCCTCGTACTCCATCGGCAACCAGGTCTTCAAGAACTTCGAGTCCCAGGGCCACGGCTCCATCACCATCGGCCAGGCCCTCGAGGTCTCCTGCGACACCGTCTACTACGCCCTCGCCCACCAGCAGTGGCAGCGGGACGGCGGGATGAAGCCGAAGAAGAACCCGGGGGACTGGTTCTACAAGACCGCCCACCAGTTCGGCCTCGGCGCCGAGACCGGCATCGACCTCCCCAACGAGGTCACCGGCCGCGTCCCCGACCGCCAGTGGAAGCAGAAGTTCTGGGAGGCCAACAAGGACTGGTGGTGCAAGTACGGCAAGAAGGGCGGCAGCTACGTCCAGCAGCTCTCCTACGAGAACTGCCTCGAAGGCAACCTGATGCGCGCCGGTGACTCGGTCAACTACTCCATCGGCCAGGGCGACACGCTCGTCACCCCCATCCAGATGGCCACCATCTACGCCGCGATCTCCAACGGCGGCACGCTGTGGAACCCCACCGTCGGCAAGGCCGTCATCAGCGCGGACGGCAAGAAGGTCAGCCAGATCGCGCCCAAGTCGCACGGCCGGCTGCCGTTCGACGCGGACACCCGCGACTTGATAGACGAAGCCCTCGCGGGAGTCGCCACCCGCGGCACCGCCGCCTGGCGCTTCGGCGGCTGGCCGCAGGACAAGATCCCGATGCACGCCAAGACGGGCACCGCGGAGGTCTACGGCAAGCAGACGACCTCCTGGTTCGCCACGTACACCAAGGACTACGCGATCGTCATGACGATCGCCCAGGGCGGTACGGGCTCCGGCGCCTCCGGCCCCGCCGTGCGCAACATCTACGACGCGCTCTACGGGCTCGACGACGCCGGGAAGCAGGACCTGAAGCGGGCCCTGCTGCCGCAGCCGCAGAAGGCCCTGCCGAGGATCGAGCCCGACGGCTCCATCGACGCCCCGGCCATCGGGCCCTACGACCCCGACGCCGGGAAGATCGACCCCGACGACCCGCTGAAGCAGGTCGCCGACCAGCCCACCGGCAACCCGCCGGCCGACCCCGCGGACCCCGCCGTGCCGGCCAGGAAGCCGGACGACGATCCCCTCGCGGGCCCGCCCGCCACCCGAGGGAGGCTCTGA
- a CDS encoding rod shape-determining protein, with the protein MSFIGRDMAVDLGTANTLVYVRGRGIVLNEPSVVAINTNTGGILAVGAEAKKMIGRTPGNIVAVRPLKDGVIADFEITERMLRYFILKIHKRRYLARPRVVVCVPSGITGVERRAVIEASTQAGARQVHIIEEPMAAAIGAGLPVHEATGNMVVDIGGGTTEVAVISLGGIVTAQSIRVAGDELDNAIIQHIKKEYSLLLGERTAEQIKITIGSAYDLDQDEHTEIRGRDLVSGLPKTVVISAAEVRKAIEEPVNAIVDAVKTTLDKCPPELSGDVMDRGIVLTGGGALLRGLDERLRRETGMPIHIAEDPLDSVALGSGKCVEEFEALQQVLDAQPRR; encoded by the coding sequence ATGTCGTTCATCGGCCGTGACATGGCTGTCGACCTCGGGACCGCCAACACGCTGGTGTACGTCAGGGGTCGCGGCATCGTTCTGAACGAGCCGTCCGTCGTCGCGATCAACACCAACACCGGCGGCATCCTCGCGGTGGGTGCCGAGGCGAAGAAGATGATCGGCCGGACGCCCGGCAACATCGTCGCCGTCCGCCCGCTGAAGGACGGCGTGATCGCCGACTTCGAGATCACGGAGCGCATGCTCCGCTACTTCATCCTCAAGATCCACAAGCGCCGCTACCTGGCCCGCCCCCGCGTCGTCGTCTGCGTGCCCTCCGGCATCACCGGAGTCGAGCGCCGCGCCGTCATCGAGGCCTCCACCCAGGCCGGCGCCCGTCAGGTGCACATCATCGAGGAGCCCATGGCCGCCGCCATCGGCGCGGGCCTCCCGGTCCACGAGGCCACCGGCAACATGGTCGTCGACATCGGCGGCGGCACGACCGAGGTCGCCGTCATCTCCCTCGGCGGAATCGTCACGGCACAGTCCATCCGGGTCGCCGGCGACGAGCTCGACAACGCGATCATCCAGCACATCAAGAAGGAGTACTCCCTCCTCCTCGGTGAGCGCACCGCCGAGCAGATCAAGATCACCATCGGTTCCGCCTACGACCTCGACCAGGACGAGCACACCGAGATCCGCGGCCGTGACCTCGTCTCGGGCCTCCCCAAGACCGTGGTCATCTCCGCCGCCGAGGTCCGCAAGGCCATCGAGGAGCCGGTGAACGCGATCGTCGACGCCGTGAAGACCACGCTCGACAAGTGCCCGCCGGAGCTCTCCGGTGACGTCATGGACCGCGGCATCGTTCTCACCGGAGGCGGCGCCCTGCTCCGCGGCCTCGACGAGCGGCTGCGCCGCGAGACCGGCATGCCGATCCACATCGCCGAGGACCCGCTGGACTCGGTGGCGCTCGGCTCCGGCAAGTGCGTCGAGGAGTTCGAGGCCCTCCAGCAGGTCCTCGACGCCCAGCCGCGCCGCTGA
- a CDS encoding DUF4233 domain-containing protein — MRVLCSSTLIGEFFVIGFAGLVAMKDDSLEMSAVWTVCGIAMVLSVLLCGMITRPGGVQMGWVLQAGLIASGFVVPVMFFLGAVFAVLWWASVHYGRKIDGIKAGWAAAEGSAGPDAA; from the coding sequence ATGCGCGTGCTCTGTTCCTCGACGCTGATCGGCGAGTTCTTCGTGATCGGCTTCGCCGGTCTGGTCGCCATGAAGGACGACTCCCTGGAGATGTCCGCGGTCTGGACGGTCTGCGGGATCGCCATGGTCCTCTCGGTGCTGCTGTGCGGGATGATCACCCGTCCGGGCGGCGTGCAGATGGGGTGGGTTCTCCAGGCGGGCCTGATCGCCAGCGGCTTCGTGGTGCCGGTCATGTTCTTCCTCGGCGCGGTGTTCGCCGTGCTGTGGTGGGCCTCGGTGCACTACGGCCGGAAGATCGACGGGATCAAGGCGGGCTGGGCCGCCGCCGAAGGCTCCGCAGGGCCTGACGCTGCGTGA